Genomic DNA from Desulfurivibrio alkaliphilus AHT 2:
ACGAATCGGTACGCCGGGCCGCCGGCCGGATGGCCGAGTTGCAGATCGGCTCCCTGCTGGTCACCAACCAGGCCGAAGAGATCATCGGCATTGTCACCGACAAGGACCTGCGCACCAAAGTGGTGGCCGCCGGGCTGGATTACCAGACCCCGGTGGAACAGATCATGACCTCGCCAGTGCAGACCATCCCCGCCCATGCCGTCTGCTTCGATGCCATGCTGCGGATGATGCGCCGTCGCATTCACCATCTGGCGGTCGAGAAACAGGACAAAATTGTCGGCATGGTCACCACCCACGACATCATGCTGCTGCAGGGCACCTCGCCGCTCTACCTGTTCCGGGAAATTTTGGCCCAGCGCACCCTGGCGGGGCTGCACCCGCTGGCTCGCAAGGTGCCCTCGGTGGTTCGCACCCTGATCGAGGAAGGGGCCAAGGCCAACAACATCACCAAAATGATCACGGTGCTCAACGACCATATCCTGGAGCGGCTGCTGACCCTGATCATCAAGGAACTGGGGCCGCCGCCGATACCTTTTTGCTGGTTGTTGATGGGCAGCGAGGGCCGCAGCGAACAGACCTTCAAAACCGACCAGGACAACGCCCTGATCTATGCCTGGCCGGACAACGAGCAGAAGGCCGCCGAGGCCGAAGAATATTTCAAGATGTTAAGCGAGGTGGCCATCGACAACCTGGTCAAATGCGGCTACCCCCTCTGCCCCGGCGAGATGATGGCCTCCAACCCCAAGTGGCGGATGTCCGCCCCGGATTGGCGGAAGTGTTTCGACAACTGGATCATGACCCCGGAGCCCAAGGAGGTGATGCACTCCACCATCTTCTTCGATTTTCGCCCCGGTTACGGCAACTTCAGTCTGGCGGACAAACTGCGGCACCACCTTTCTGCCACCATCCCCAAGCAGGAGCTGTTTCTCTACCACCTGGCCCAGAACGCCCTGGAGGCCCGGCCGCCGCTTTCTTTTTTCCGCAACCTCATCGTGGAAAAAGACGGGGAACACCGCAACACCCTGGATCTGAAAACCAAGGGGTTGGTGCCCTTTGTCGATTTCGCCCGCCTCTTTGCCTTGAAACACGGGATCACCGAAAGCAACACCCTGGTGCGCCTGCAGTTGCTCAACGAGGGGGGGCACCTGACCGACGACATGTACAAGGAAACGGTCAAGGCCTACGAGTTTCTCATGCAGTTGCGCCTGGTCCACCAATTGTACATGATGGAAAACGATCAGGAGCCCAATAACCACATCAACCCCGCCAACCTTTCCGATCTGGAGAAACAGACCCTTAAGGAATCCTTCGAGGTGGTGCGGCGCCTGCAGAGCCATATCAAGGCGGAATTCCGCCTTAGCGAAAGGTAAACGAACAGCCGCACCGCATCTTGCGGCGATCGGCCC
This window encodes:
- a CDS encoding putative nucleotidyltransferase substrate binding domain-containing protein; translated protein: MGNKNDVHNIAPETVLDFLRHTLPFNELDDASLRQLAKHCIIDFIPKGTLIFRQGETEVEHFYLIQKGGVKIYLEDDQGEVTLKDFRGEGEYFGALPIIRNTRANLNVETVEDTFCFLFTKDAFRQLLDSSPRVSQYFLRSLSEKMINTAYAELRHHRVTPRTESALFLFSSQVGSSIKGEPKTIAANESVRRAAGRMAELQIGSLLVTNQAEEIIGIVTDKDLRTKVVAAGLDYQTPVEQIMTSPVQTIPAHAVCFDAMLRMMRRRIHHLAVEKQDKIVGMVTTHDIMLLQGTSPLYLFREILAQRTLAGLHPLARKVPSVVRTLIEEGAKANNITKMITVLNDHILERLLTLIIKELGPPPIPFCWLLMGSEGRSEQTFKTDQDNALIYAWPDNEQKAAEAEEYFKMLSEVAIDNLVKCGYPLCPGEMMASNPKWRMSAPDWRKCFDNWIMTPEPKEVMHSTIFFDFRPGYGNFSLADKLRHHLSATIPKQELFLYHLAQNALEARPPLSFFRNLIVEKDGEHRNTLDLKTKGLVPFVDFARLFALKHGITESNTLVRLQLLNEGGHLTDDMYKETVKAYEFLMQLRLVHQLYMMENDQEPNNHINPANLSDLEKQTLKESFEVVRRLQSHIKAEFRLSER